One genomic window of Gossypium hirsutum isolate 1008001.06 chromosome D11, Gossypium_hirsutum_v2.1, whole genome shotgun sequence includes the following:
- the LOC121223720 gene encoding CBL-interacting serine/threonine-protein kinase 9 isoform X2, whose product MSSKRKVLQGNTTRTRVGKYELGKTLGEGSFAKVKFAKNVETGECVAIKILDRDQVLRHRMVEQIKREISTMKLIKHPNVIKIFEVMASKTRIYIVIEFVDGGELFDKIAKNGRLKEDEARSYFHQLINAVDYCHSRGVYHRDLKPENLLLDSYGVLKISDFGLSAFSQQVREDGLLHTACGTPNYVAPEVLKDKGYDGTSSDIWSCGVILFVLMAGYLPFDEPSLIGLYKKIWEASFSCPSWFSSGARNLIKRILDPNPVTRITIPEILQDEWFKKGYKPPKFEQDEDVNLDDIDAVFNDSTEHLVTERKEKPVSMNAFELISRSQSFSLDKLFEKQCGSVKPETSFASQRPPNEILSKIEEAAKPLGFNVHKRNYKMKLKGDKSGRKGQLSVATEVFEVAPSLHMVELRKTGGDTLEFHKFYKSFSSELKDIVWKSGETAEA is encoded by the exons ATGAGCTCTAAGAGGAAGGTGTTGCAGGGTAACACGACGAGGACGCGTGTAGGGAAGTACGAGCTTGGGAAAACCTTGGGCGAGGGGAGCTTTGCAAAGGTTAAGTTCGCTAAGAATGTTGAGACTGGCGAGTGCGTCGCCATTAAAATCCTCGACCGTGACCAAGTTCTCCGTCACCGAATGGTCGAACAG ATAAAAAGAGAAATATCAACAATGAAGCTTATCAAGCATCCCAATGTCATTAAAATATTTGAG GTTATGGCAAGTAAGACAAGGATTTATATCGTCATCGAATTTGTTGATGGTGGCGAGCTTTTCGACAAAATT GCCAAGAACGGGAGACTAAAAGAGGATGAAGCAAGGAGCTATTTTCATCAGCTTATCAATGCTGTTGATTACTGCCACAGTAGAGGCGTCTACCATAGAGATTTGAag CCAGAGAATCTTCTTCTAGACTCGTATGGTGTtcttaaaatttcagattttggaTTGAGTGCATTCTCGCAGCAAGTTCGG GAGGATGGGTTGCTTCACACTGCTTGCGGGACTCCAAATTATGTTGCTCCGGAG gtgCTCAAAGATAAAGGTTATGATGGTACGTCATCTGATATTTGGTCTTGCGGAGTTATTCTCTTTGTTCTCATGGCTGGTTATTTGCCTTTTGATGAGCCAAGCCTTATAGGCTTGTATAAGAAA ATCTGGGAGGCTTCTTTCAGCTGTCCATCATGGTTTTCATCTGGTGCTAGGAATTTGATTAAGCGTATTCTTGATCCAAACCCTGTTACA CGTATAACTATTCCTGAAATTCTACAAGATGAATGGTTCAAGAAAGGGTACAAGCCACCAAAATTTGAGCAGGATGAGGATGTAAATCTTGATGACATAGATGCTGTCTTTAATGACTCAACT GAACACCTTGTAACAGAAAGGAAAGAGAAACCTGTGTCAATGAATGCTTTTGAGCTTATCTCTAGGTCACAGAGCTTTAGTCTTGACAAATTGTTTGAGAAGCAGTGT GGATCTGTGAAGCCAGAAACCAGTTTCGCTTCCCAACGCCCTCCTAATGAAATCCTGTCCAAAATTGAGGAAGCTGCAAAACCTCTGGGCTTTAATGTTCACAAGCGAAACTACAAG ATGAAGTTGAAAGGTGACAAAAGTGGGAGAAAGGGCCAGCTTTCTGTAGCTACAGAG GTGTTTGAGGTGGCTCCCTCCTTACATATGGTGGAGCTTCGTAAAACTGGTGGTGACACATTGGAGTTTCACAAG TTCTATAAAAGCTTTTCGAGTGAACTGAAAGATATAGTGTGGAAATCGGGGGAAACTGCAGAAGCGTAA
- the LOC121223720 gene encoding CBL-interacting serine/threonine-protein kinase 9 isoform X1: MSSKRKVLQGNTTRTRVGKYELGKTLGEGSFAKVKFAKNVETGECVAIKILDRDQVLRHRMVEQFCMGQIKREISTMKLIKHPNVIKIFEVMASKTRIYIVIEFVDGGELFDKIAKNGRLKEDEARSYFHQLINAVDYCHSRGVYHRDLKPENLLLDSYGVLKISDFGLSAFSQQVREDGLLHTACGTPNYVAPEVLKDKGYDGTSSDIWSCGVILFVLMAGYLPFDEPSLIGLYKKIWEASFSCPSWFSSGARNLIKRILDPNPVTRITIPEILQDEWFKKGYKPPKFEQDEDVNLDDIDAVFNDSTEHLVTERKEKPVSMNAFELISRSQSFSLDKLFEKQCGSVKPETSFASQRPPNEILSKIEEAAKPLGFNVHKRNYKMKLKGDKSGRKGQLSVATEVFEVAPSLHMVELRKTGGDTLEFHKFYKSFSSELKDIVWKSGETAEA, translated from the exons ATGAGCTCTAAGAGGAAGGTGTTGCAGGGTAACACGACGAGGACGCGTGTAGGGAAGTACGAGCTTGGGAAAACCTTGGGCGAGGGGAGCTTTGCAAAGGTTAAGTTCGCTAAGAATGTTGAGACTGGCGAGTGCGTCGCCATTAAAATCCTCGACCGTGACCAAGTTCTCCGTCACCGAATGGTCGAACAG TTTTGTATGGGGCAGATAAAAAGAGAAATATCAACAATGAAGCTTATCAAGCATCCCAATGTCATTAAAATATTTGAG GTTATGGCAAGTAAGACAAGGATTTATATCGTCATCGAATTTGTTGATGGTGGCGAGCTTTTCGACAAAATT GCCAAGAACGGGAGACTAAAAGAGGATGAAGCAAGGAGCTATTTTCATCAGCTTATCAATGCTGTTGATTACTGCCACAGTAGAGGCGTCTACCATAGAGATTTGAag CCAGAGAATCTTCTTCTAGACTCGTATGGTGTtcttaaaatttcagattttggaTTGAGTGCATTCTCGCAGCAAGTTCGG GAGGATGGGTTGCTTCACACTGCTTGCGGGACTCCAAATTATGTTGCTCCGGAG gtgCTCAAAGATAAAGGTTATGATGGTACGTCATCTGATATTTGGTCTTGCGGAGTTATTCTCTTTGTTCTCATGGCTGGTTATTTGCCTTTTGATGAGCCAAGCCTTATAGGCTTGTATAAGAAA ATCTGGGAGGCTTCTTTCAGCTGTCCATCATGGTTTTCATCTGGTGCTAGGAATTTGATTAAGCGTATTCTTGATCCAAACCCTGTTACA CGTATAACTATTCCTGAAATTCTACAAGATGAATGGTTCAAGAAAGGGTACAAGCCACCAAAATTTGAGCAGGATGAGGATGTAAATCTTGATGACATAGATGCTGTCTTTAATGACTCAACT GAACACCTTGTAACAGAAAGGAAAGAGAAACCTGTGTCAATGAATGCTTTTGAGCTTATCTCTAGGTCACAGAGCTTTAGTCTTGACAAATTGTTTGAGAAGCAGTGT GGATCTGTGAAGCCAGAAACCAGTTTCGCTTCCCAACGCCCTCCTAATGAAATCCTGTCCAAAATTGAGGAAGCTGCAAAACCTCTGGGCTTTAATGTTCACAAGCGAAACTACAAG ATGAAGTTGAAAGGTGACAAAAGTGGGAGAAAGGGCCAGCTTTCTGTAGCTACAGAG GTGTTTGAGGTGGCTCCCTCCTTACATATGGTGGAGCTTCGTAAAACTGGTGGTGACACATTGGAGTTTCACAAG TTCTATAAAAGCTTTTCGAGTGAACTGAAAGATATAGTGTGGAAATCGGGGGAAACTGCAGAAGCGTAA
- the LOC121223721 gene encoding uncharacterized protein produces MDPSSYHITRIYLPHSIHPICGLATISFFFSFLFFWLGKKIVKKIIHKERGRRIMWATSPAASLPYLPAPIPIHTRYPFPLNVRLPRHPAASNQDDGKEISGSDVLWALQRAAAHKKKANRKKKGSASSPEPTQRLEDTIDYTNVKPLQIRTEWSLKLDELEERLHVLQQEGTT; encoded by the coding sequence ATGGATCCGTCGTCGTACCATATAACTAGAATTTACCTACCTCACTCAATTCACCCAATTTGTGGATTAGCTACCAtatcttttttcttttcgtttctgTTCTTTTGGCTGGGAAAGAAAATCGTAAAAAAGATCATACATaaagaaagaggaagaagaaTTATGTGGGCTACGTCTCCCGCTGCTTCCTTACCTTACTTGCCTGCCCCCATACCCATACATACCAGGTATCCTTTTCCCCTCAACGTGCGTTTACCTCGTCACCCAGCCGCCTCCAACCAAGATGATGGAAAGGAAATAAGTGGGTCCGACGTGCTATGGGCTCTGCAGAGAGCAGCCGCCCACAAGAAGAAAGCCAACCGAAAGAAGAAGGGTTCAGCATCATCACCTGAACCCACCCAAAGACTGGAGGATACCATCGATTACACTAATGTCAAGCCCTTGCAGATAAGGACTGAGTGGAGCCTTAAGTTGGATGAGCTGGAAGAGCGTCTTCACGTGCTCCAACAGGAAGGCACCACTTAA
- the LOC107943780 gene encoding heterogeneous nuclear ribonucleoprotein Q, whose product MAENAEVDERVDLDDNYMEEEDDDVEEHVDEDGVDSGGDENGEENDEEEFEDSKSGVDGKDQSLEVEKSHIETEHVEDEEKPTASISEEEKEKHAQLLALPPNGSEVFIGGLPKDTSEEDLRELCEAIGEIFEIRLIKDKESGESKGYAFVAFKTKEVAEKAVDELHSKEFRGKTIRCSFSETKNRLFIGNIPKSLTEDDFRKAIESVGPGVENIELIKDPLNVNRNRGFAFVLYYNNACADYSRQKMASANFKLDGNNPTVTWADPKSSPDHSAASQVKALYVKNIPDNTSTEKLKEVFQRHGEVTKVVMPPGKAGKRDFGFIHYAERSSALKAVKDTEKYEIDGQVLEVVLAKPQADKKTDAAYPYIAGLNPNHLQHPGYGGFTGTTYGSPSAGFGAATSFQQPVIYGRGPMPTNMAMVPMVLPDGRIGYVLQQPGVQMPTPRPRRVDRGNGPGGGAGRSGNSGGVEGNRSRRYRPY is encoded by the exons ATGGCGGAGAATGCAGAAGTTGATGAGAGGGTGGATCTTGATGACAATTACATGGAGGAAGAGGATGATGATGTTGAAGAACATGTAGATGAAGACGGAGTGGATAGTGGTGGTGATGaaaatggggaagaaaatgatgAAGAGGAATTTGAGGACTCAAAATCAGGGGTGGATGGAAAAGATCAATCATTGGAAGTAGAGAAAAGCCACATTGAAACAGAGCATGTGGAAGATGAAGAAAAGCCCACAGCTTCTATTAgtgaggaagaaaaagaaaagcatgcTCAACTTCTTGCCTTGCCTCCTAATGGTTCTGAGGTTTTCATTGGAGGGCTTCCGAAGGATACCTCAGAAGAAGACTTGAGGGAACTTTGTGAAGCAATAGGAGAAATTTTTGAG ATTAGGTTGATAAAAGATAAAGAATCTGGTGAAAGCAAGGGCTACGCTTTTGTGGCATTCAAAACAAAAGAGGTTGCTGAAAAGGCTGTTGATGAGCTGCACAGCAAAGAGTTCAGG GGTAAAACTATAAGGTGTTCTTTCTCTGAAACTAAGAACAGATTATTTATTGGTAATATTCCAAAGAGCTTGACTGAGGATGACTTCAGAAAAGCCATTGAGAGTGTTGGACCTGGAGTTGAAAATATAGAACTAATAAAG GATCCTCTGAATGTAAACCGAAATCGCGGTTTTGCTTTTGTCTTGTACTACAACAATGCCTGCGCTGATTATTCAAGGCAGAAAATGGCAAGTGCAAATTTTAAGCTGGATGGCAACAACCCTACTGTCACATGGGCTGATCCAAAGAGTTCACCTGATCATTCTGCTGCTTCGCAG GTGAAGGCTCTATATGTCAAAAACATTCCCGATAACACTTCTACAGAGAAGCTAAAGGAAGTATTTCAGCGCCATGGGGAAGTAACAAAAGTGGTTATGCCACCTGGCAAAGCTGGTAAGCGGGATTTTGGGTTTATACATTATGCCGAAAGATCAAGTGCTTTGAAAGCTGTCAAAGATACAGAGAAGTATGAAATAGATG GCCAAGTCTTGGAAGTTGTCCTTGCCAAACCTCAGGCTGATAAGAAAACTGATGCAGCATACCCTTACATTGCTGGGCTTAATCCAAACCATCTTCAGCATCCTGGGTATGGTGGTTTTACTGGAACTACATATGGCTCTCCAAGTGCTGGATTTGGTGCTGCCACTAGTTTTCAGCAG CCAGTAATATATGGAAGAGGGCCAATGCCAACAAATATGGCTATGGTGCCCATGGTTCTACCAGATGGCCGAATAGGATACGTCCT CCAACAGCCAGGAGTGCAGATGCCAACCCCACGTCCTCGAAGAGTTGATCGGGGCAATGGCCCGGGAGGAGGAGCAGGGCGAAGTGGAAATAGTGGAGGCGTTGAAGGCAACCGCAGTAGAAGGTACAGACCCTATTAG
- the LOC107922947 gene encoding protein IQ-DOMAIN 1: MGKKGGTSWLTAVKRAFRSPTKDGHDKRSNRRKDEPDHQDEDEDKKREKRRWIFRKPTIQEPVIHQQTTPVKATGRNGAGAASDGATATAAEQRYDTPRAATEGAAVVQVARPTRPSNYAREHHLAAIVIQTTFRGYLARRALRALKGLVKLQALVRGHNVRKQAKITLRCMQALVRVQARVLDQRVRLSHDGSRKSAFSDTNSVLESRYLQDISDRRSLVSREGSSIADDWDERPHTIEEVKAMLEHRKEAALKREKNLSQALSQQMRRARRSPSMGDEDEVECRPKWLDRRTPAKPWDNRGRASTDHRDSDKTVEIDTSQPYSYLAPIYRRTNSNQYHQHGPQNQRPSSPLHRAQQNAPMHHSPVTPSPSKARSIQVRSSSPRCVRGDRSSVSSQTPSLRSNYHYTGRVGTHAGSSGNNAATLPNYMAATESAKARIRSQSAPRQRPSTPERDRNGSARKRLSFPVPEAGGVGMGYGGYGHNLRSPSFKSVTGLHFGFEQQSNYSSCYTESLGGEISPSSTSDLRRWLR; the protein is encoded by the exons ATGGGGAAGAAAGGAGGGACTTCCTGGTTGACTGCTGTGAAAAGGGCTTTTAGATCTCCTACTAAAGACGGTCATGATAAGAGAAGTAACAGAAGAAAGGATGAACCTGACCACCAAGATGAGGATGAAGACAAG AAGAGAGAGAAGCGAAGGTGGATCTTCAGGAAACCCACAATTCAAGAACCGGTGATTCATCAGCAAACAACACCAGTGAAGGCTACAGGTCGTAATGGTGCAGGTGCAGCATCAGATGGTGCAACCGCAACAGCCGCAGAGCAAAGGTATGATACTCCTAGGGCAGCAACCGAGGGTGCAGCAGTGGTACAAGTGGCTCGCCCAACTAGACCTTCAAATTATGCTAGAGAGCACCACCTTGCTGCCATTGTTATTCAGACTACTTTTAGAGGCTACCTG GCAAGGAGAGCTCTTCGTGCACTGAAAGGTTTAGTGAAATTGCAAGCTTTGGTAAGAGGTCACAATGTGAGAAAGCAAGCCAAGATAACACTCAGGTGCATGCAAGCTCTGGTTAGAGTGCAGGCTCGGGTTCTTGATCAAAGAGTGAGGCTCTCGCATGATGGAAGCAGAAAATCCGCTTTTAGCGATACCAATAGCGTATTGGAATCACGGTATCTTCAAGACATTTCAGACAGAAGATCACTAGTG TCAAGAGAAGGAAGTAGCATTGCAGATGATTGGGATGAAAGGCCACACACAATTGAGGAAGTTAAAGCTATGTTAGAACACAGGAAAGAAGCTGCTCTGAAGCGTGAAAAGAACTTATCTCAAGCTTTATCTCAACAG ATGAGGAGAGCTCGTAGGAGCCCATCGATGGGTGATGAGGATGAGGTCGAATGTAGACCGAAATGGCTTGACCGTCGGACCCCTGCTAAGCCGTGGGACAACAGAGGAAGAGCTTCAACTGATCATAGAGATTCTGATAAAACTGTCGAAATAGATACATCCCAGCCTTACTCATATTTAGCACCTATTTATAGAAGAACAAATTCAAACCAATATCACCAGCACGGACCCCAAAACCAAAGGCCTAGTTCACCTCTACATAGAGCTCAACAGAACGCACCGATGCACCACTCTCCTGTTACACCCTCTCCATCCAAAGCCCGGTCTATTCAAGTTCGGTCATCGAGCCCTCGTTGTGTTAGAGGAGATAGAAGCTCAGTTTCATCTCAAACACCAAGCTTAAGGTCCAATTACCATTACACTGGTAGGGTTGGTACTCATGCTGGCAGTAGTGGCAACAATGCTGCTACATTGCCTAATTACATGGCAGCAACTGAGTCTGCAAAGGCTAGAATCAGGTCTCAAAGTGCACCAAGGCAAAGACCATCTACACCAGAGAGGGACAGAAATGGTTCAGCAAGGAAACGGCTATCGTTTCCGGTTCCAGAGGCGGGTGGTGTGGGGATGGGTTATGGAGGTTATGGCCATAATTTGAGGAGTCCAAGTTTTAAGAGTGTAACTGGTTTACATTTTGGATTCGAACAACAGTCTAACTATTCGTCTTGCTATACTGAAAGCCTTGGCGGTGAAATCTCCCCATCTTCAACTAGTGATCTTAGAAGGTGGTTGAGGTGA
- the LOC121223722 gene encoding NAC domain-containing protein 43 produces the protein MPENMSISVNGQSQVPPGFRFHPTEEELLQYYLRKKVSYEKIDLDVIRDVDLNKLEPWDIQESCKIGTTPQNDWYFFSHKDKKYPTGTRTNRATAAGFWKATGRDKVIYSNCRRIGMRKTLVFYKGRAPHGQKSDWIMHEYRLDDNIVETTVSNAMGEGTQEEGWVVCRIFKKKNHHKTLDNPNSSSLGSESRNHMLSACNEGELEQILEHMRRNCNEEGVANNSWRLMRPIETAISNSYPDSFMKLPSLESPNSTSSQNCYQPMMVDNEGSITNQVSGDPNSRLTNWAALDRLVASQLNGQTETSRQLACFNDHSISMGYSNPSADHHHHDLQSPALRYNRSYNGTQDYNSEMDLWSLTRSSSSSDPLCHVVNASV, from the exons ATGCCGGAAAACATGAGCATATCTGTAAATGGACAATCCCAAGTCCCTCCCGGTTTCCGATTTCATCCCACCGAAGAGGAGCTCTTGCAATACTATCTCAGAAAGAAGGTTTCATATGAGAAAATAGATTTAGACGTAATTCGGGATGTTGATCTTAATAAGCTCGAGCCCTGGGATATCCAAg AGAGCTGCAAAATTGGAACCACTCCTCAGAACGATTGGTACTTTTTCAGCCACAAAGACAAAAAGTATCCAACCGGGACTCGCACGAACCGTGCCACGGCTGCTGGCTTTTGGAAAGCGACCGGCCGAGACAAGGTGATATATAGCAACTGCCGGCGGATCGGAATGAGGAAGACTTTGGTGTTCTACAAAGGGAGAGCCCCTCATGGCCAAAAATCTGATTGGATCATGCACGAATACAGGCTAGACGATAACATCGTTGAAACGACT GTGTCCAATGCTATGGGGGAGGGGACACAAGAAGAAGGATGGGTGGTATGTCGTAtcttcaagaaaaaaaatcaccACAAAACCCTGGATAACCCCAATAGCTCATCTCTCGGTTCAGAGAGCAGGAACCATATGTTGAGTGCATGCAACGAAGGAGAGTTGGAGCAGATACTGGAACACATGCGAAGGAATTGCAATGAAGAGGGTGTAGCAAACAACAGTTGGAGATTGATGAGGCCAATCGAGACAGCCATAAGCAATAGCTACCCAGACTCATTCATGAAACTCCCAAGCCTCGAGAGCCCCAACTCCACCAGTAGCCAGAACTGTTATCAACCCATGATGGTAGACAATGAAGGGTCAATCACAAATCAGGTGAGTGGTGATCCCAACTCAAGGCTCACAAACTGGGCAGCACTTGACCGGCTTGTAGCATCCCAGCTCAACGGCCAAACAGAGACATCTAGGCAATTAGCCTGCTTCAATGACCACTCCATCTCCATGGGCTACAGTAACCCCAGTGCtgatcatcatcatcatgatCTCCAATCACCAGCCCTTCGATACAACAGGTCTTACAATGGAACTCAGGATTATAACAGCGAAATGGACCTCTGGAGTCTCACCAGATCATCCTCATCGTCCGACCCATTGTGCCACGTGGTGAATGCTAGTGTATAA